The sequence GAAGCGCAGCACCTCCCAGCGCGGGTTGCCGTCCGCGTCCAGCTCGCCGGGCTCGCGGCTGAGCAGGTTGCCGGTGGCGTCCACATGGCCCTGGACCAGGTGGCCGCCGAGCCGGGCGCCGAGCGCCATGGCGCGCTCCAGGTTGACCCGCGAACCGGGCTTGAGCACTCCGAGGCTGGACCGGTGGAGCGTCTCGGCCATCACGTCGGCGCTGAACTCGCCGGTGTCGGCCGCCAGTTCCTCGGGGCTGTCGAGCACGGTCAGGCAGACGCCGTTGACCGCGATGGAGTCGCCGTGCCGGGCTCCGGTACAGGCCACCGGGCCGCGCAGACGAATGCGCGAGGAGTCGCCGAACTCCTCGATGGAGACGACCTCGCCGAGCTCTTCGATGATGCCGGTGAACACCCGGGTTCTCCTCGCGCTACTAGGGGCGCGGACTCCGGGGCGGCACGAAGCATGGGAAGCTGACCACGGGTACGTCGGCCAACGGCCACAACGCCCTTCACGCGGAAGAGAGTTCTGCCGTCGTACTGGTGAACGCGACACCCCTCGGGAGGGACGTCACGGCACTGCCTGTCGAACCCGTCGCGCACGCCTCCCATC is a genomic window of Kitasatospora azatica KCTC 9699 containing:
- a CDS encoding riboflavin synthase, with the translated sequence MFTGIIEELGEVVSIEEFGDSSRIRLRGPVACTGARHGDSIAVNGVCLTVLDSPEELAADTGEFSADVMAETLHRSSLGVLKPGSRVNLERAMALGARLGGHLVQGHVDATGNLLSREPGELDADGNPRWEVLRFSLPSSITRYLVDKGSITVDGISLTVVEAAADSFTVSLIPATLALTTLGTKAIGEPVNLEVDVLAKYVERLLDSRAIPAIVQGLPAVGKDAS